In a single window of the Raphanus sativus cultivar WK10039 chromosome 9, ASM80110v3, whole genome shotgun sequence genome:
- the LOC108827509 gene encoding putative L-type lectin-domain containing receptor kinase I.1: MAQRVHLLLSIIFFLTLIRFSSQQGLSFVYNGFDQDQGYIHLDGVARIHNPGGILQLTDNTTLQKGHAFFNRPFDFGSDQPISFSTHFVCALVPKPGADGGGGGHGTAFVLSSSTDLTQAYPTQYLGLLNTSSNGSPTSQILAVELDTVETAEFDDIDNNHVGIDENSLHSVVSASASYYSEREGRNKNLTLLSGDPIHVWIDYEDTLLSVTLAPLKIDEKPRKPLLSRNINLTAIFPGGKAFVGFSASTGTLVSYQYILGWSFNFSTSITSSLQSLDISKLPAVPHPKKKPKKTSPLLIILVVILALVVMAVLGGVFVYRRKKYAEVREPWEKQYGPLRYSYKRLYKATGGFNSDGRLGKGGFGEVYKGTMPNGGGDIAVKRLSHGAEQGMKQFVAEVVTMGSLQHKNLVPLLGYCRRKRELLLVSKYMEGGSVDQYLFQDDKPPLSWSQRVAILRDIASALCYLHTGASQVVLHRDIKASNVMLNGNLQGFLGDFGMARFDDNLAASATAAVGTIGYMAVELTSTGTSTRTDVYAFGAFMLEVACGRRPFDPEMPIENRHLVKWVCECWRKGSLVDAMDARLGGKFSLGEVEMVLKLGLLCTCVVPDSRPTMEQVVQFLNRHQELPDFSPDTPGIGVSVPVLRGIPSLAITYTSEISSPSISSSSANNSMFISHTILYGDGR, encoded by the coding sequence ATGGCTCAAAGAGTACATCTCCTTCTCTCTATAATCTTCTTTCTTACTCTTATTCGCTTTTCAAGTCAACAAGGCTTAAGTTTCGTCTACAACGGCTTTGACCAAGACCAAGGCTACATTCACCTCGACGGCGTTGCAAGAATCCATAACCCTGGTGGAATCTTGCAGCTAACCGACAACACGACTCTTCAAAAGGGTCATGCTTTCTTTAACCGTCCATTCGATTTCGGTTCTGATCAACCCATCTCTTTCTCGACTCATTTCGTTTGCGCTCTGGTCCCTAAACCAGGAgctgatggtggtggtggtgggcaTGGGACTGCCTTTGTTCTATCTTCTTCCACGGATCTCACCCAAGCGTATCCAACTCAATACTTAGGACTCTTAAACACGTCCAGTAACGGTTCTCCTACTTCTCAAATTTTAGCCGTCGAGCTAGATACCGTCGAAACTGCGGAGTTTGACGACATCGACAATAACCATGTCGGTATAGACGAAAACAGTCTCCACTCCGTTGTCTCGGCTTCTGCTTCTTATTACTCGgagagagaagggaggaacaaAAACTTGACACTGTTGAGTGGAGATCCTATACATGTATGGATTGATTACGAAGATACTCTACTCAGCGTTACACTAGCTCCTTTAAAAATAGATGAAAAGCCACGTAAGCCTCTTTTGTCAAGAAACATCAATCTCACAGCAATCTTCCCTGGTGGAAAAGCATTTGTCGGATTTTCAGCATCAACTGGAACATTGGTTAGTTACCAGTACATCTTAGGGTGGAGTTTCAATTTCAGCACAAGTATCACTTCTTCATTACAGAGCCTCGACATCTCTAAACTCCCCGCGGTCCCTCATCCCAAAAAGAAACCTAAGAAAACATCACCTCTGCTTATCATTCTAGTGGTTATATTAGCACTCGTGGTAATGGCTGTTCTCGGAGGTGTGTTTGTGTACAGGAGAAAGAAGTACGCTGAAGTGAGAGAGCCGTGGGAAAAGCAATACGGTCCACTTCGCTATTCCTACAAAAGATTATATAAAGCAACGGGAGGGTTTAACAGTGATGGTCGTCTAGGGAAAGGCGGTTTCGGAGAAGTATATAAAGGAACTATGCCTAATGGAGGAGGAGATATAGCGGTGAAGAGACTATCCCACGGTGCAGAGCAAGGGATGAAGCAGTTCGTTGCTGAAGTTGTGACGATGGGAAGTTTACAGCACAAGAACTTGGTTCCTCTTCTTGGGTATTGCAGGCGAAAACGCGAGTTATTGCTGGTCTCTAAGTACATGGAAGGGGGTAGCGTTGATCAATACTTGTTTCAAGATGACAAACCGCCTCTTTCGTGGTCCCAACGAGTCGCGATTTTGAGAGATATTGCGTCTGCGCTCTGTTACTTGCACACGGGAGCTAGTCAAGTTGTTTTACACCGAGATATCAAAGCTTCTAACGTCATGTTAAATGGAAATCTACAAGGctttttaggagattttgggATGGCTAGGTTTGATGACAACCTCGCTGCAAGTGCAACGGCAGCTGTTGGAACTATAGGTTACATGGCCGTCGAGCTGACATCGACAGGAACATCCACTAGGACCGATGTGTATGCATTTGGTGCTTTCATGCTTGAAGTAGCATGCGGGAGGAGACCATTTGATCCCGAGATGCCGATCGAGAATCGACATTTGGTCAAGTGGGTTTGTGAATGTTGGAGAAAGGGCTCTCTAGTTGATGCTATGGATGCAAGATTGGGAGGTAAATTCTCACTTGGAGAAGTCGAAATGGTTTTGAAACTCGGGTTGCTATGTACATGCGTCGTACCAGATTCAAGACCAACGATGGAACAAGTGGTGCAATTCTTAAACAGACACCAAGAACTGCCTGATTTCTCTCCAGATACTCCTGGAATTGGAGTTTCTGTGCCGGTGTTGAGGGGAATACCTTCCTTGGCTATCACTTATACTTCAGAGATCTCATCACCGTCAATTTCTTCTTCCTCCGCCAATAATTCCATGTTCATTTCTCACACAATCTTATATGGTGATGGAAGATGA